One Oryza brachyantha chromosome 3, ObraRS2, whole genome shotgun sequence DNA segment encodes these proteins:
- the LOC102713618 gene encoding PGR5-like protein 1A, chloroplastic, which yields MASGTWLSPSSRLPSLSHPPRSSVPRLPRSNIRRLRLRATEQQQQDEVVDSNVLQYCSIDGKKQKRTLGEMEQEFLQALQAFYYDQKAIMSNEEFDNLKEELMWEGSTVVMLSPDEQRLLEASMAYAAGNPIMSDAEFDDLKLKLKKDGSGIVTEGPRCSLRSRKVYSDLSVDYLKMFLLNVPATTLALGLFFFIDELTGFEINIFQLPEPFGFIFTWFAALPLILFIAQSITNAIVNDFLILKGPCPNCGTENLSFFGTILSVSSGGATNKVKCANCTTEMVYDSKSRLITLPDA from the exons ATGGCCTCCGGAACGTGGCTCTCGCCGTCTTcccgcctcccctctctctcccacccGCCTCGCTCCTCTGTGCCTCGCCTTCCTCGCAGCAACATTCGTCGTCTCCGGCTCCGCGCCaccgagcagcagcagcaagatgaGGTGGTGGACAGCAACGTTCTCCAGTACTGCAGCATCGACGGCAAGAAGCAGAAGAGGACGCTCGGGGAGATGGAGCAGGAGTTCTTGCAGGCTCTGCAGGCCTTCTACTACGACCAGAAGGCCATCATGTCCAACGAGGAGTTCGACAACCTCAAGGAGGAGCTCATGTGGGAAGGCAGCACCGTCGTCATGCTAA GCCCTGACGAACAACGCCTGCTCGAAGCCTCCATGGCCTATGCTGCCGGCAATCCCATCATGTCTGATGCTGAATTCGACGACCtcaaactcaaattgaag AAAGACGGAAGTGGCATTGTCACTGAAGGTCCCAGGTGCAGTCTCCGCAGCCGAAAG GTGTACAGTGATTTGTCCGTTGATTACCTAAAGATGTTCCTGCTAAATGTTCCAGCAACTACTCTTGCGTTAGGATT GTTCTTTTTTATTGATGAGCTGACTGGCTTTGAGATCAATATATTCCAG CTGCCAGAACCTTTCGGTTTTATTTTCACATGGTTTGCTGCTTTGCCTCTAATATTGTTCATCGCACAGTCGATAACTAATGCCATAGTCAACGACTTTTTAATCCTCAAG GGGCCATGTCCGAATTGTGGCACTGAAAATCTTTCCTTCTTCGGGACTATTCTGTCAGTGTCTAGTGGTGGTGCAACAAACAAAGTGAAATGTGCAAA TTGTACTACGGAGATGGTATATGACTCGAAATCTCGGCTCATCACCCTTCCAGACGCATAA